The following coding sequences are from one Streptomyces sp. NBC_01485 window:
- a CDS encoding CocE/NonD family hydrolase, whose amino-acid sequence MDLRLSGLRGLRRPRRLLSAAAAAAVVVLAGAGTWTAVASDDGTPAVRSTDRVMAVDGVKLDTSFFTSGSAGRRPAVLLGHGFGGSKDDVRQQAENLARDGYAVLTWSARGFGESTGRIGLNDPKGEVADVSKLIDWLAKQPQVQLDKTGDPRVGVAGASYGGAVSLLAAGHDDRVDAIAPAITYWNLADALFPDGVFKKLWSGIFFNTGGGAAHFEPALAAMYERVAESGTPDAAARALLEARSPSAVAARIKVPTLLIQGQTDSLFTLAQSDAAEKAIRANGAPVDVDWIAGGHDGGDLETARVQTRVRSWFDRYLKDDKSADTGPAFRVTRTGGVDSTDGAARLRGASADSYPGLESGERAFALTGRREEQSFANPAGASPPAVSALPGLGGGGLSQLSALGVGVSLDFPGQYAAFESAPVTDDLRVTGSPTVTVHVKSTSDTAVLFAKVYDVGADGARQVLPSQLVAPVRVEGAKAGKDVPITLPAIDHKVDDGHRLRLVLASTDLGYASPLTPATYTVSVKGDLEVPTAPAVTTAAAQLPSWVWWLPLTGAAIALALLLTARRRTATPAPDPELAGVPLQITDLSKKYANGDRYSVRDLSFRVEQGQVLGLLGPNGAGKTTTLRMLMGLIRPDAGEIHVFGHAIRPGAPVLSRVGSFVEGAGFLPHLSGRENLELYWQATGRPAADAHLAEALEIAGLGDALARAVRTYSQGMRQRLAIAQAMLGLPDLLILDEPTNGLDPPQIREMREVMIRYAAAGRTVIVSSHLLTEVEQTCTHLVVMDRGKLVQAGPVAEIVGSGDTLLVGTAAPVDEPLAEKIAALPGVASAVPADDGLLIRLDTGGTAQHLVAELVRLDVPVTSVGPHRRLEDAFLTLIGGSA is encoded by the coding sequence CGGCTCCGCCGGCCGCCGCCCCGCCGTTCTCCTCGGGCACGGCTTCGGCGGCAGCAAGGACGACGTCCGGCAGCAGGCCGAGAACCTCGCCCGGGACGGCTACGCGGTGCTGACCTGGTCGGCGCGCGGCTTCGGCGAGTCCACCGGCAGGATCGGGCTGAACGACCCGAAGGGCGAGGTCGCCGACGTCTCGAAGCTGATCGACTGGCTGGCGAAGCAGCCGCAGGTCCAGCTCGACAAGACCGGCGACCCGCGCGTGGGCGTGGCCGGAGCCTCCTACGGCGGCGCGGTCTCCCTGCTCGCCGCCGGCCACGACGACCGGGTCGACGCCATCGCCCCCGCGATCACCTACTGGAACCTCGCGGACGCCCTGTTCCCCGACGGCGTCTTCAAGAAGCTGTGGTCCGGCATCTTCTTCAACACCGGTGGCGGCGCCGCCCACTTCGAACCCGCGCTGGCCGCGATGTACGAGCGCGTCGCCGAGTCCGGCACCCCCGACGCCGCCGCCCGCGCGCTCCTCGAAGCGCGCTCGCCGTCCGCCGTCGCCGCCCGCATCAAGGTCCCCACCCTCCTGATCCAGGGCCAGACCGACTCCCTCTTCACCCTCGCCCAGTCCGACGCCGCCGAGAAGGCGATCCGCGCGAACGGCGCGCCCGTCGACGTCGACTGGATCGCGGGCGGCCACGACGGCGGCGACCTGGAGACCGCGCGCGTGCAGACCCGGGTGCGGTCCTGGTTCGACCGCTACCTCAAGGACGACAAGTCCGCCGACACCGGCCCCGCCTTCCGCGTCACCCGCACCGGCGGCGTCGACTCCACCGACGGCGCCGCCCGGCTCCGGGGCGCGAGCGCGGACAGCTACCCCGGCCTGGAGAGCGGCGAGCGCGCGTTCGCGCTGACCGGCCGCCGCGAGGAGCAGTCCTTCGCCAACCCGGCCGGCGCCAGCCCGCCCGCCGTCTCCGCCCTGCCCGGCCTCGGCGGCGGCGGCCTCTCCCAGCTCTCCGCCCTCGGCGTCGGCGTCTCCCTCGACTTCCCCGGCCAGTACGCCGCGTTCGAATCCGCGCCGGTCACCGACGACCTGCGCGTCACCGGCTCCCCGACGGTCACCGTCCACGTGAAATCGACGTCCGACACGGCCGTCCTCTTCGCCAAGGTCTACGACGTCGGCGCCGACGGCGCCCGGCAGGTGCTGCCCTCCCAGCTCGTCGCCCCGGTCCGCGTCGAGGGCGCCAAGGCGGGCAAGGACGTCCCGATCACGCTCCCGGCGATCGACCACAAGGTCGACGACGGCCACCGCCTGCGCCTGGTCCTCGCCTCCACCGACCTCGGCTACGCCTCCCCGCTGACCCCGGCGACGTACACCGTCTCCGTGAAGGGCGACCTCGAGGTCCCCACCGCCCCCGCCGTGACGACAGCGGCGGCCCAGCTCCCGTCCTGGGTCTGGTGGCTGCCCCTCACCGGCGCGGCGATCGCGCTCGCCCTGCTCCTGACGGCCCGCCGCCGCACCGCCACCCCCGCCCCCGACCCGGAGCTGGCCGGCGTCCCGCTCCAGATCACCGACCTGAGCAAGAAGTACGCGAACGGCGACCGCTACAGCGTCCGCGACCTCTCCTTCCGCGTCGAGCAGGGCCAGGTCCTCGGCCTCCTCGGCCCGAACGGCGCGGGCAAGACGACCACCCTGCGCATGCTGATGGGCCTGATCAGGCCCGACGCCGGCGAGATCCACGTCTTCGGCCACGCCATCCGCCCCGGCGCCCCCGTCCTCTCCCGCGTCGGCTCCTTCGTCGAGGGCGCCGGCTTCCTCCCGCACCTGTCCGGCCGGGAGAACCTGGAGCTGTACTGGCAGGCCACCGGCCGCCCGGCCGCCGACGCCCACCTCGCGGAGGCCCTGGAGATCGCCGGCCTCGGCGACGCCCTCGCCCGCGCGGTACGCACCTACTCCCAGGGCATGCGCCAGCGCCTGGCCATCGCCCAGGCCATGCTGGGCCTCCCGGACCTGCTCATCCTCGACGAGCCGACCAACGGCCTCGACCCGCCGCAGATCCGCGAGATGCGCGAGGTGATGATCCGCTACGCGGCCGCCGGCCGCACGGTGATCGTCTCCAGCCACCTCCTGACCGAGGTCGAGCAGACCTGCACGCACCTCGTCGTCATGGACCGCGGAAAGCTCGTCCAGGCCGGCCCGGTCGCCGAGATCGTCGGCTCCGGCGACACCCTCCTCGTCGGCACCGCCGCCCCCGTGGACGAGCCGCTCGCCGAGAAGATCGCCGCCCTGCCCGGCGTGGCCTCCGCGGTCCCCGCCGACGACGGCCTGCTGATCCGCCTGGACACCGGCGGCACCGCCCAGCACCTGGTCGCCGAACTCGTCCGGCTCGACGTGCCCGTGACGTCGGTCGGCCCGCACCGCCGCCTGGAGGACGCCTTCCTCACCCTGATCGGAGGTTCCGCATGA